CTGGGACGAACGCGGGGCAACGCCTGGGCTTCCGGCCGTCCTTGCTCACCTGCATGTTCGACATGCACATCTCGTTGCTCGCGAGCTGGTCAAACTAAGCGCGGATCCTTGGCAGGTATTAGAGCGAGGATTCGCCAATGATAGCAACTGGCCTTCTCAGCTGACAGGACTGATTCACCAATCCGTCGGAGTCGAGTGGAACCACACGTCGCAGGAATCCCGGACCGTCCTGAAGCTGATGTCAACCATGGACCTGCGTCCCGACCAGGTTGGGTTAGTGATGTCCGGCAAGGCTGCAGGAGAGTTGGACCCCGTTGAACTGCTTGACGACCCATACCTGGCTGCCATTTGCACTGCTCCCGACATTGAACGGATCGACATCCGAACTGTCGACCGCGCGATGTTTCCATCAGCGCACGCGAAATGGAGTTCACAGGTCCCTCACGAGTGCAGGATGTCTGACCCCCGCGATCGCCGACGCGTTCGCGCGTTCATGACTGAAGGACTCAGGGAAGCCGCTAGGCAGGGCGACACTCTTGCTCCCGAACAATCGCTCATTGACTGGGTGAACGGCCTCGAACTGACTGAACCTGTCGAGCTGAGTTCCGCCTTGCTGGCGGGGCTCCGACTGGACCCTGATTCTCTCGCCAGTCAAGACCAGTGGGAACCGTTTGTCGGCGCTCGGTTGGGCAATGATCAACCTGCGTACAAGCTTCCGGAGTTAGCCGATGCCAAACATACTATCCTTGAATGGATTTCCCCTCGAATCGGCGCGGCGTCCTACTCTGGCGACTTCGATGCACGCGAACAGATCGACCAAACTTTGCAGGCCAGTGGTCACGGCGGTGCGATCGACGGGGATGAGGAGGCTGCGAGGCAGGAAAAGGCGGCCGGTCTAGCTGAACTGTTTCGCTCCCGACTGGCAGTGCTCATAGGCCCGGCCGGGACCGGAAAAACCACGCTGTTGAAGGCGCTGGCCGATATTCCCTCTGTATCCAACAAGGGCGTACTTCTACTTGCTCCGACTGGCAAAGCCAGCGTGCAGCTGAGAACCAAGGTGGGAAGGGACGCCAGGACGCTTGCATCATTCCTTGTCAGAAAGGGCGGTTACGATCCGGACCGCGACATCTATCGACCAGTCGACGTCAGATATGCCGAAGACTTTGGCCTCGTGGTGATTGACGAAGCCTCGATGCTGACTGAAGAGATGTTGGCATCGACGCTATCCGCGCTCGGTAGCGTTCAGCGGCTCATTCTGGTGGGAGACCCACAGCAGCTCCCACCGATCGGTGCAGGGCGGCCGTTCGTCGATTTGATCAATCATCTCCGCCCCGAATTATTCGAGACGACTTCACGCGTCGGACCTTCCTACGTCGAGTTGACTGTGTCCCGTCGCCAGGGTGGAAGCAGTCGCGACGATGTGTTGCTTGCGCAATGGTTCGGCAACGGCGAGCTGGGCGCCGGCGCCGACGCAGTATGGGAACGTTTGCGGGCCGGCGTCACGTCACAGCATCTGGAGCATCGAATATGGAGTGAAGGCGGTGTGGTTGCATCCGTCGATAAGGTGCTGAACGACGTCGTCGACTGGACCAAACATGCGGACCGCGAATACGCCTTCAGCCTGAGCTACGGCGGTACGTTGTCCGACGACGGCAAGTACATGAATTGGGATACTGGCAAGGGCGGCGCCGGTGACCGCGCAGAGGACTGGCAGATCCTGAGCCCCTACCGGTCGCGAGCATTTGGCACAGTCGAGATCAATCGTCATCTCAAACGCAGCTTGAGAACTCAAGACATCGAGAAGGCATTCAGGTATCGAGGTTGGAGAAATCCGAAACCCATTGGGCCAGAGCAGATCGTTCGCGGCGACAAGGTGATGCAGACGCGGAACAACTCTCGCGCGAAAGCCTATCCGGACGGCGCGGGACTGAACTACGTCGCTAACGGTGAGATTGGTGTCGTCGTCGGCCGTTGGGGGAACAAGTACGGGCTCCCTGCCAATGTTGAATTCTCATCACAGGTCGGAGCTACGTACACCTACTGGCCATCGAGCTCAGATGACCCGCCACTCGAATTGGCTTGGGCGGTGACCGTCCACAAGGCGCAGGGATCAGAGTTCGGAACGACGATCCTGTTACTTCCGAACCGTGTTCGGGTTTCTCGGGAACTCCTCTACACGGCATTGACGCGGCAACAGGATCGCGTCGTGATACTCCACGATGGGACTGTGGACGAGCTGGTGGAGCTCGCACACCCGCGGTACTCGGAGACTGCACGGCGGCTCACCGATTTGTTCGTGGCTTCTATTCCCCGGGTGATCGAAGTCGACGGTGTGGAACAGCCTTTCGACGAAAACCTCATCCATGTCGCTGTCGGCGGTGTAATGGTGCGAAGCAAGAACGAAGTGATCGTCGCAGGCATTCTGGACAAAGCCGTCCCCGGCAAGTGGCGGTATGAGGTGGTATTGACTGGAGACGACGGCTCGCAGCGCCGACCCGACTTCACCATCAGCCGCCCCTCCGGCACGCCCGTGTACTGGGAGCACCTCGGCATGATGAATCAGCCTTCGTACGCCAAAAGGTGGGCAGAAAAAGTTGAGTGGTACCGGGCCAACGGAATCCTGCCAGCTCTTGACGCTGCGGGAAAGGTCTTGGAGGACATCAAGGAAGGCCCCAACGGCATCTTGATCTGGACGGACGATGCCGACGGAGTCGATATACCTGCCTGGACCAAGATGGCCCAAAGAGTTCTGGGAGCGGGCAATCGACCGCTTGCACGTCGCCGTGCAGTTCGAGGACGCTGACCTTCTAGCATCTCAACGGCCCTGCATGCGGGGAACCAGAAAACGGTCAAACCACAACGAATGAGAGAGCAATGCCGTCGCTAGCTATGGACAAAGGGTTCCTCTCGGACTTCCTCAAGCTGGAGAAGCCGGTCGCTCGACGCGTCACCGAAGTTTTCGACGAGTTTGGAGCCGCAACGCACACTGGCCTGCATCTAGAGAAGATCAACAAAGCCCGTAACCCGCGGTTTCGGTCCATCCGCATCGATCAATCGTGGCGAGGGATTCTCTTGGCACCCCAGGAAGGTGACGTCTTCACGCTTCTTAAGGTCTTGCGCCACGATGACGCGTATG
Above is a window of Mycolicibacterium boenickei DNA encoding:
- a CDS encoding AAA family ATPase, with product MITHLSMRVPWRDQPWDHRVCAHPLDNSSCLLLKGIGDKRDDDYEVAHALGDIGALNEIPCLSERGTFMSPNGYHITKHHPYAFNQALKGHLEPTVLSMPGYAFEAIPYRWMGRETFESELWQAWRADYDPEAEDKALRILGLKQTNWIMDGRNQQAVIRSFFEPVVPAASLVFIYLKHSPFQDERTDRLLVGAALIESIALPGFWTQSGDQPFDSSMWETKVVHSLRPDQKRGVLLPYQQLVERLDAGADISRALAWVPDGKNTEFSYVTEHVSSDIAIDALASLRSAAEGMQSLGIDVPASAVAWIDSQVHRLWDERGATPGLPAVLAHLHVRHAHLVARELVKLSADPWQVLERGFANDSNWPSQLTGLIHQSVGVEWNHTSQESRTVLKLMSTMDLRPDQVGLVMSGKAAGELDPVELLDDPYLAAICTAPDIERIDIRTVDRAMFPSAHAKWSSQVPHECRMSDPRDRRRVRAFMTEGLREAARQGDTLAPEQSLIDWVNGLELTEPVELSSALLAGLRLDPDSLASQDQWEPFVGARLGNDQPAYKLPELADAKHTILEWISPRIGAASYSGDFDAREQIDQTLQASGHGGAIDGDEEAARQEKAAGLAELFRSRLAVLIGPAGTGKTTLLKALADIPSVSNKGVLLLAPTGKASVQLRTKVGRDARTLASFLVRKGGYDPDRDIYRPVDVRYAEDFGLVVIDEASMLTEEMLASTLSALGSVQRLILVGDPQQLPPIGAGRPFVDLINHLRPELFETTSRVGPSYVELTVSRRQGGSSRDDVLLAQWFGNGELGAGADAVWERLRAGVTSQHLEHRIWSEGGVVASVDKVLNDVVDWTKHADREYAFSLSYGGTLSDDGKYMNWDTGKGGAGDRAEDWQILSPYRSRAFGTVEINRHLKRSLRTQDIEKAFRYRGWRNPKPIGPEQIVRGDKVMQTRNNSRAKAYPDGAGLNYVANGEIGVVVGRWGNKYGLPANVEFSSQVGATYTYWPSSSDDPPLELAWAVTVHKAQGSEFGTTILLLPNRVRVSRELLYTALTRQQDRVVILHDGTVDELVELAHPRYSETARRLTDLFVASIPRVIEVDGVEQPFDENLIHVAVGGVMVRSKNEVIVAGILDKAVPGKWRYEVVLTGDDGSQRRPDFTISRPSGTPVYWEHLGMMNQPSYAKRWAEKVEWYRANGILPALDAAGKVLEDIKEGPNGILIWTDDADGVDIPAWTKMAQRVLGAGNRPLARRRAVRGR